A window of the Danio aesculapii chromosome 10, fDanAes4.1, whole genome shotgun sequence genome harbors these coding sequences:
- the LOC130236003 gene encoding CD209 antigen-like protein D, translating to MYGFVNNGMDKGSSMESDDRIEQIVDIYITAEAVRNMKHGNNTKDFDTQISETQTPQHTGRNSVKNRSSKAALVCLVLLCFLLLTAVIVLGVFIYTNNTNYTEERRQLRTNITNITEDRDKFLTIITNITEDRKQLLSNITNLTEERNQLVTSNTNLKEKRNQLVTNITNLSKERTQLLTNITNFTEERKELFQNIRNLSLVNDQLKLKNHNLLKKIHIVDGWTYNQSSFYYKSSITKTLNASRSDCIARGADLIIINNSEEQDFVKRMSGGAAVWIGLNDIVAEGTWRWVDGSTLNSGLRLWVSETREPNGGTGENCVVSVGKASEWPTLSGWLDISCDRAFQWICEMNITQLMHNLSDN from the exons ATGTACGGGTTTGTGAACAATGGTATGGACAAAGGTTCATCGATGGAATCAGATGACAGAATAGAGCAGATAGTAGATATCTACATCACTGCAGAGGCTGTAAGAAACATGAAGCATGGCAATAATACAAAGGACTTTGACACTCAAATATCAGAAACTCAAACACCTCAACACACAG GAAGAAATTCTGTCAAAAACAGAAGCTCCAAAGCAGCTCTAGTGTGTTTGGTGTTGCTGTGTTTTCTTCTGCTGACTGCAGTCATAGTGCTGGGTGTCTTCATCTATACAAACAACACAAACTACACTGAAGAGAGACGCCAGCTACGAACCAACATCACCAACATCACAGAAGACAGAGACAAGTTCCTAACAATCATTACCAACATCACAGAAGATAGAAAACAGTTACTAAGCAACATCACCAACCTCACAGAAGAGAGAAATCAGTTAGTAACCAGCAATACCAAcctcaaagaaaaaagaaatcagttagtaACCAACATTACCAACCTCAGCAAAGAGAGAACACAGTTACTAACCAACATTACCAACTTCACAGAAGAGAGAAAAGAGTTATTTCAAAACATCAGGAATCTGTCGCTTGTGAATGACCAGCTAAAATTAAAGAATCATAATCTGctgaaaaaaattcacattgttg ATGGTTGGACTTATAATCAGTCCAGTTTTTATTACAAGTCCAGTATAACAAAGACCTTGAATGCGAGCAGAAGTGACTGTATAGCGAGAGGAGCAGATCTGATCATTATAAACAACTCAGAGGAACAA GATTTTGTTAAGAGAATGTCTGGTGGTGCTGCAGTCTGGATTGGTCTGAATGACATTGTTGCTGAAGGCACATGGAGATGGGTTGATGGCAGCACACTGAACTCTGG TTTGAGGCTCTGGGTATCTGAAACTAGAGAACCAAATGGAGGCACAGGAGAGAACTGTGTTGTGTCTGTTGGTAAAGCGTCAGAATGGCCTACTTTATCAGGATGGCTTGATATCTCATGTGACAGAGCATTTCAGTGGATTTGTGAGATGAATATTACACAACTCATGCACAACTTAAGTGATAACTGA
- the LOC130236006 gene encoding C-type lectin domain family 4 member E-like, which produces MSGVVNDGIDKGLSMESGDRIERTIDIYITAEAVRNMKHGNNTKDFDTQISETQTPQHTGRNSVKNRSSKAALVCLVLLCFLLLTAVIVLSVFIYTNNTNYTEERRQLRTNIANITEKSNQLIQNNTNLLNETDQLKWKKETLLNQLKIILTADGWIYNQSSFYYKSSILKTMDASRSDCIARGADLIIINNSEEQDFVKRMSGGAAVWIGLNDIVAEGTWTWVDGSALNNNLSFWASKEPNGLRTENCAVSAEKVSEWPSLSGWVDITCDRTFQWICEMNISQLI; this is translated from the exons ATGTCTGGGGTTGTGAATGACGGTATTGACAAGGGTTTATCGATGGAATCGGGTGACAGAATAGAGAGGACAATAGATATCTACATCACTGCAGAGGCTGTAAGAAACATGAAGCATGGCAATAATACAAAGGACTTTGACACTCAAATATCAGAAACTCAAACACCTCAACACACAG GAAGAAATTCTGTCAAAAACAGAAGCTCCAAAGCAGCTCTAGTGTGTTTGGTGCTGCTGTGTTTTCTTCTGCTGACTGCAGTCATAGTGCTGAGTGTCTTCATCTATACAAACAACACAAACTACACTGAAGAGAGACGCCAGCTACGAACCAACATCGCCAACATCACAGAAAAGAGTAATCAGTtaatacaaaacaacacaaatctctTGAATGAGACAGACCAGCTAAAATGGAAGAAGGAAACTCTGCTGAATCAGCtgaaaataattctgactgctG atggatggatttacaATCAGTCCAGTTTTTACTACAAGTCCAGTATATTAAAGACCATGGATGCGAGCAGAAGTGACTGTATAGCGAGAGGAGCAGATCTGATCATAATAAACAACTCAGAGGAACAA GATTTTGTCAAGAGAATGTCTGGTGGTGCTGCAGTCTGGATTGGTCTGAATGACATTGTAGCTGAGGGCACATGGACATGGGTTGATGGCAGTGCACTGAACAATAA TTTGAGCTTCTGGGCATCTAAAGAACCAAATGGACTCAGAACAGAGAACTGTGCAGTGTCTGCTGAAAAAGTGTCAGAATGGCCTTCTTTGTCAGGGTGGGTTGATATCACATGTGACAGAACATTTCAGTGGATCTGTGAGATGAATATTTCACAACTCATATAA